A window of the Candidatus Delongbacteria bacterium genome harbors these coding sequences:
- a CDS encoding PAS domain-containing protein → MKQVNETNKTEIITHYVGIGASAGGLEAIESFFKNMPSDSNLAFIVVQHLSPDYKSLMVELLTKKTAMKVLRAEHGMVVRPNHVYLIPPKKNLVIFQGRLLLKDQDYSQGLNLPIDIFLKSLAIDQTEKAVAIILSGTGSDGTRGVREIKENNGMVMVQSEESAKFNGMPRAAIGTGLTDFILAPEDMPKQLMAFVKHPYESKLVNSESNGKSQDLMATIFAELRDKTKVDFTLYKPNTIVRRIERRMTVCQTANLEEYVNYIHNYPSEITTLYRELLIGVTSFFRDPEAFIELSEYVIPKLLQQFGGREIRFWIAGCSTGEEAYSLAIVTREAMEKLGISRDIKIFATDIDKNAILTAGNGVYPESIAADLSPKLLSKYFYQKGDHYKVSRNIREMVVFAQHNLVMDPPFTNIDLVSCRNLLIYLQPILQQKALQMFNFSLNPQGILFLGSSETVGEMADYFVTINQKCKLYEAKGKSLSVAQALVPVYSKDKNRSRFDESVVYSSWGRHSSNSEESKILTRFVEILPDNIIPLTVIVNEQLEIVYTLGNTEGFFKIPTGRVIYEITKMTNKELSIPLSTGIQKVFRTKEPITYTNIRMSIFGNEKNVKIKIIPILPKKGQEPLVAAFIDLITEDNVSQAANVNGELYDIGEEAKLRINDLEAELQFTKENLQATIEELETSNEELQATNEELLASNEELQSTNEELQSTNEELYTVNSEYQNKINELTELNNDVDNLLTSSRIGKLLLDEDLQIRRFSPETRNIFLILESDVGRPITHLAHKLVGVDPVAVIKKVLDNNIIFEQNVMTEDSKIYLMRVLPYQIGPKLFAGVVVTFVDITETIGIEKHLESIRRKSEDIIKFMPAGLFVYSYNYKEEMFYLDHSNPEAEKLVAFNTSDYIGKPFTMIWPEIEKTNLLNELKKVIIRGTSLAIDKFEYKDSKIEGTFKIQAFKLPDSKLAIIFEDISSNINITKKLKESEDKYVELFRTMAQGVVYQDNEGKIFAANPSAEKILGLTLDEMTGRTSYDSRWKAVDKNDNKLDGDNHPSMIALRTGKPVHGFIMGVHNPKFTENKWILVNATPIFKNEGDLPYLVYTSFEDITEIYKETLTNLKKNN, encoded by the coding sequence CTGAAATCATTACTCACTATGTGGGAATTGGAGCTTCTGCAGGAGGTTTGGAAGCTATTGAATCATTTTTTAAAAATATGCCTTCAGATAGTAATCTTGCTTTCATCGTTGTACAACATCTTTCTCCTGATTATAAAAGTTTGATGGTGGAACTCTTAACAAAAAAAACAGCTATGAAGGTACTGAGAGCTGAACATGGTATGGTAGTTCGTCCGAATCACGTTTACTTAATCCCTCCGAAAAAGAACTTAGTAATTTTCCAAGGCAGATTATTACTAAAGGATCAAGATTATTCCCAAGGTCTGAATCTACCTATTGATATTTTTTTAAAATCTTTGGCAATAGATCAAACTGAAAAAGCTGTAGCGATTATTTTATCAGGTACTGGTAGTGATGGAACTCGAGGAGTTAGAGAAATTAAGGAAAACAATGGAATGGTTATGGTTCAAAGTGAGGAATCAGCCAAGTTTAATGGAATGCCAAGAGCCGCCATTGGTACAGGATTAACAGATTTTATTTTAGCTCCTGAAGATATGCCTAAACAATTGATGGCTTTTGTGAAGCATCCATATGAATCTAAACTTGTAAATAGTGAATCTAATGGTAAAAGCCAAGATCTTATGGCAACGATATTTGCTGAACTCAGAGATAAAACAAAAGTTGATTTTACACTTTATAAACCAAACACAATAGTTCGAAGAATTGAAAGAAGAATGACTGTTTGTCAAACAGCTAATTTAGAGGAATATGTAAACTATATTCATAATTATCCTTCTGAAATAACAACATTATACAGAGAATTATTGATTGGTGTAACGAGTTTTTTTAGAGATCCTGAGGCCTTTATTGAACTTAGTGAGTATGTTATACCAAAATTACTGCAACAATTTGGTGGAAGAGAAATAAGATTTTGGATTGCAGGATGTTCTACTGGAGAGGAAGCTTACTCTCTTGCAATCGTTACTAGGGAAGCAATGGAGAAGCTTGGTATTAGCAGAGATATAAAAATTTTTGCTACTGATATTGACAAGAATGCAATCTTAACTGCAGGCAATGGTGTTTATCCTGAAAGTATAGCTGCTGATCTCAGCCCAAAGCTACTGAGTAAATATTTCTATCAAAAAGGCGATCATTATAAAGTTTCTAGAAATATTAGAGAAATGGTAGTTTTTGCACAACATAATCTTGTAATGGATCCTCCTTTTACTAATATAGACTTAGTAAGTTGTAGAAATCTACTGATCTATTTACAACCAATTTTACAGCAAAAAGCCTTACAAATGTTTAATTTCTCTTTAAATCCACAAGGTATATTGTTTTTAGGTAGTAGTGAAACTGTAGGTGAAATGGCAGATTATTTTGTGACAATTAATCAAAAATGTAAATTGTACGAAGCAAAAGGAAAGTCACTCTCCGTAGCTCAAGCACTTGTACCAGTATATTCTAAAGACAAAAATAGATCGAGGTTTGATGAATCCGTAGTTTATAGCTCATGGGGAAGACACTCCAGTAATAGCGAAGAGAGTAAAATTCTCACTCGATTTGTTGAGATTTTGCCGGATAATATAATTCCTTTAACTGTAATTGTTAATGAGCAACTTGAAATTGTTTATACATTAGGAAATACTGAGGGCTTTTTCAAAATTCCAACCGGCAGAGTGATATACGAAATCACAAAAATGACAAACAAAGAACTTTCAATACCACTTTCAACAGGTATCCAGAAGGTTTTTAGAACTAAAGAACCAATTACATACACCAATATAAGAATGAGTATCTTTGGTAATGAAAAGAATGTTAAAATTAAAATCATTCCAATACTACCCAAAAAAGGACAAGAACCATTAGTTGCAGCTTTTATAGATTTGATAACTGAAGACAATGTATCTCAGGCAGCAAATGTTAATGGGGAATTGTATGACATTGGTGAAGAAGCTAAGTTAAGGATTAATGATCTTGAAGCTGAACTTCAATTCACTAAAGAAAATCTGCAGGCTACAATTGAGGAATTAGAAACTTCTAATGAGGAATTGCAAGCTACAAACGAAGAACTTCTTGCAAGTAATGAAGAACTTCAAAGTACAAATGAGGAGCTTCAAAGTACAAATGAGGAGTTATATACAGTTAATTCTGAATATCAAAATAAAATTAATGAACTTACTGAGCTTAATAATGATGTAGATAATCTTTTAACAAGTTCTAGAATTGGAAAGTTACTTCTTGATGAAGATCTTCAAATTAGGAGATTTTCTCCTGAAACAAGAAATATCTTCTTAATTTTAGAAAGTGATGTAGGTCGTCCTATAACACATTTAGCTCATAAATTAGTTGGTGTAGATCCTGTTGCAGTCATCAAAAAAGTATTGGATAATAATATAATTTTTGAGCAGAATGTGATGACTGAAGATTCCAAGATTTATCTTATGAGAGTACTTCCTTATCAGATCGGTCCAAAATTATTTGCAGGGGTTGTTGTTACATTTGTTGATATTACTGAAACCATAGGTATAGAAAAACACCTAGAATCTATTAGAAGAAAGTCTGAAGATATTATCAAATTTATGCCTGCAGGTTTGTTTGTTTATAGCTATAACTATAAAGAAGAGATGTTCTATCTGGATCATTCTAATCCAGAAGCTGAGAAATTAGTTGCCTTTAATACTTCTGATTATATAGGGAAACCATTTACAATGATTTGGCCAGAAATTGAAAAGACTAATTTATTAAATGAGTTGAAAAAAGTTATAATCCGCGGCACTTCATTAGCCATCGATAAGTTTGAATATAAAGACTCAAAAATTGAAGGAACATTTAAAATACAAGCATTTAAACTACCGGACAGTAAATTAGCTATCATATTCGAAGATATTTCATCTAATATCAACATAACTAAAAAGTTAAAAGAGTCGGAAGATAAATATGTCGAATTATTTAGAACTATGGCTCAAGGTGTAGTATATCAAGACAATGAAGGTAAAATTTTTGCTGCTAATCCTTCTGCAGAGAAAATATTGGGTTTAACTCTAGATGAGATGACTGGAAGAACTTCCTACGATTCTAGATGGAAGGCAGTAGATAAAAATGACAATAAATTAGATGGAGATAATCATCCTTCAATGATTGCGTTAAGAACAGGTAAGCCAGTACATGGCTTTATAATGGGCGTACACAATCCAAAATTTACAGAAAATAAATGGATTTTGGTTAATGCTACACCTATATTTAAAAATGAAGGTGATTTACCGTATCTTGTATACACTTCATTTGAAGATATAACTGAAATATACAAGGAAACGTTGACCAACCTTAAGAAAAATAATTGA
- a CDS encoding PAS domain S-box protein, giving the protein MSDTPLSIQDLRKRAEEILASKTFDTELEKNSHAIINELHIHQVELEMQNDELMRTQEDLERQKNRFARLFNFAPTGYLIVDFAGTIVKNNDTFLRMLCLENESLRNRHISKYMLPVDEKIFRSRFQSFYNNPMGKNIEVRFVKNNGKVFWGRIEGLKYFDNDNVETGELLLSISDITDMKNIEAEILKEREQLSVTLKNIGDGVITTDSYGNIILMNEAAESITGWTLGETSGKSLTKIFDIYDVNRRELIENPVSKVLKEHQIVDFRSPVRINTKNMTEKILTGSCSPLFDSTGNINGSVLVFRDDTDVYLMAEQLKKTEKLESLGSMASGIAHDFNNLLGGLFGYLESISRKYNDPEKVITYVTKAFDVFEKTKSLTHQLLTFSKGGTPLKKSGDIVELVKNVATSILSNSNIAFDFIISPYLYNCEFDEYQIRQAFENIILNSKEELSDNGIIQIEVKNQLLTTSNQYDLPAGQYLRFEFRDNGNGISPDITRKVFDPFFTTKHSNGMGLTTAYSIIKNHNGCIEIDSVVSMGTSVNILIPAVEANSRESMKEAQTLKKLDVVKSVLILDDEPFIREIVEEVLKGEDFDVYAAKDGESALNISRELQSKNLKIDLAILDLTIPNGLGGKEIVKELSEINPRIIKIASSGYSDDPVISNPKSFGFTDSIQKPYRTAELLKLIANYLKN; this is encoded by the coding sequence ATGTCAGACACACCACTATCTATTCAAGATTTAAGAAAGAGAGCTGAGGAAATTCTTGCTAGCAAAACATTTGATACTGAATTAGAAAAAAATTCTCATGCAATTATCAATGAACTTCATATTCATCAAGTGGAACTTGAGATGCAAAATGATGAACTTATGAGAACTCAAGAAGACCTCGAAAGACAAAAAAATAGATTTGCTCGGTTGTTTAATTTTGCTCCAACCGGATATCTTATTGTAGATTTTGCTGGAACAATAGTTAAGAATAATGATACTTTTCTGCGTATGTTATGCCTTGAAAATGAAAGTTTGAGAAATAGACACATATCTAAATATATGCTTCCAGTTGATGAAAAAATTTTTAGATCTAGATTCCAATCATTTTACAACAATCCTATGGGAAAAAATATTGAAGTTCGATTTGTAAAGAACAATGGTAAAGTTTTCTGGGGAAGAATTGAAGGTCTTAAATATTTTGATAATGATAATGTGGAAACAGGAGAACTGCTATTATCTATAAGCGACATTACTGACATGAAAAATATTGAAGCTGAAATCTTGAAAGAGAGAGAGCAATTGTCAGTCACTTTAAAAAATATTGGTGATGGAGTTATTACTACTGATTCATACGGAAATATTATTTTGATGAATGAAGCTGCCGAATCCATTACAGGATGGACATTAGGCGAAACTTCTGGTAAAAGTCTAACTAAAATATTTGATATTTATGATGTTAATCGTCGGGAATTAATCGAGAATCCAGTTAGTAAGGTTTTGAAAGAGCATCAAATAGTAGATTTCAGAAGCCCAGTCAGGATTAATACTAAAAATATGACTGAAAAAATTTTAACTGGAAGTTGTTCTCCTCTATTTGATTCTACTGGTAATATTAATGGTTCTGTTCTGGTTTTTAGAGATGATACTGATGTTTATTTAATGGCAGAACAATTAAAGAAAACTGAGAAGTTGGAATCACTAGGTTCGATGGCATCAGGAATTGCTCATGATTTCAATAATTTACTGGGTGGCCTTTTTGGTTATCTAGAGAGTATTTCAAGAAAATATAACGATCCTGAAAAAGTTATTACATATGTAACTAAAGCTTTTGATGTTTTTGAAAAGACAAAATCTTTAACTCACCAACTATTAACATTTTCCAAAGGAGGTACACCTCTTAAGAAAAGTGGTGATATTGTTGAGCTAGTTAAAAATGTAGCCACTTCAATACTATCAAATTCGAACATTGCATTTGATTTTATTATTTCTCCTTATCTTTACAATTGTGAATTTGATGAATATCAGATTAGGCAAGCATTTGAAAATATAATTTTAAACTCAAAAGAAGAGTTATCTGATAATGGAATTATTCAGATAGAAGTAAAAAATCAATTGCTTACAACTAGCAATCAATATGATCTTCCAGCTGGGCAATATTTGAGATTTGAATTTAGAGATAATGGAAATGGTATATCTCCAGACATTACAAGAAAAGTTTTCGATCCATTTTTTACTACTAAACATTCTAATGGTATGGGTCTTACTACAGCCTATTCGATTATCAAAAATCACAATGGTTGTATTGAAATTGACTCAGTAGTATCAATGGGTACATCCGTAAATATTCTTATTCCTGCTGTAGAAGCTAACAGCAGAGAAAGTATGAAGGAAGCCCAAACATTAAAAAAATTAGATGTAGTTAAAAGCGTTCTTATTCTTGACGATGAACCATTTATCAGGGAAATAGTTGAAGAAGTTTTAAAAGGTGAGGATTTTGATGTTTATGCGGCAAAAGATGGTGAATCAGCCTTGAATATTTCACGGGAACTTCAAAGTAAAAACTTGAAAATTGATCTAGCAATTCTTGATCTTACGATTCCAAATGGTTTAGGTGGTAAAGAGATTGTTAAGGAACTATCAGAGATAAATCCTCGTATTATCAAGATTGCATCCAGTGGTTACTCTGATGATCCTGTTATATCGAATCCGAAAAGTTTTGGTTTTACCGATAGTATTCAAAAGCCATATAGAACTGCTGAGCTTCTGAAATTAATTGCTAATTATTTGAAGAATTGA